In Halovivax gelatinilyticus, the following are encoded in one genomic region:
- a CDS encoding DUF7577 domain-containing protein — protein MELWGWLIAYVLLFALLHLALYYYYARRDGDDRPAPQSLTESPVSNVRYGAPIDRTHGSVESDFDHTEYEFEIDGEIVECARCGAPNESDATFTYCWNCVSTLG, from the coding sequence ATGGAGCTCTGGGGCTGGCTCATCGCGTACGTCCTGCTGTTTGCCCTCCTGCACCTGGCGCTCTATTACTACTACGCTCGTCGCGACGGCGACGACCGGCCCGCCCCCCAGTCGCTGACCGAGAGTCCCGTCTCGAACGTCCGCTACGGGGCACCCATCGACCGGACGCACGGAAGCGTCGAGAGCGACTTCGATCACACCGAGTACGAGTTCGAAATCGACGGCGAGATCGTCGAGTGTGCGCGCTGTGGCGCACCCAACGAGTCGGACGCGACGTTCACCTACTGCTGGAACTGCGTCTCG
- a CDS encoding acyltransferase, protein MTKRHVSLPSAAEAAMDDFIAEVDDRLASDEETCSVVEDVLIDLTGDREAYDRWQAGEPVSAAERVRLQSYDPCNTTLESEYYAEKDEEAFRRSKHLQWLWRQFDSLPIADNVAFALRFRQMLAEHLFDECGDDCRFFKGISFTYGHNIRVGDNTVIHDDVHLDDRGTLTIGSRASISDGVHLYSHDHDVVDQTVVRNYHTIIEDDARVTYDAMVRAGCTVGENAIVGARSVVQGDVPAHHIAVGTPAESVKIKPGWEDVAEPLEAGGENRQEARRIEYDLPDDIDAFDEFQRERSPPTDRR, encoded by the coding sequence ATGACCAAGCGGCACGTCTCGCTCCCGTCTGCAGCCGAGGCGGCGATGGACGACTTCATCGCCGAGGTCGACGACCGACTCGCGAGCGACGAAGAGACCTGTTCGGTCGTCGAAGACGTGCTCATCGACCTCACGGGCGACCGAGAGGCCTACGATCGGTGGCAGGCAGGCGAGCCCGTCTCGGCCGCCGAACGGGTCCGGTTACAGAGTTACGACCCCTGTAACACGACCCTGGAGAGCGAGTACTACGCCGAAAAGGACGAAGAGGCGTTCCGGCGATCGAAACACCTCCAGTGGCTCTGGCGCCAGTTCGACAGCCTCCCGATCGCCGACAACGTGGCGTTCGCGCTCCGCTTTCGCCAGATGCTCGCCGAACACCTCTTCGATGAGTGTGGCGACGACTGTCGCTTTTTCAAGGGGATCAGTTTCACCTACGGCCACAACATTCGTGTGGGGGACAACACCGTCATCCACGACGACGTCCACTTAGACGACCGCGGCACGCTCACGATCGGAAGCCGGGCGTCGATCTCCGACGGCGTTCACCTCTACAGCCACGACCACGACGTCGTCGACCAGACCGTGGTCAGAAACTACCACACCATCATCGAAGACGACGCCCGCGTCACGTACGACGCGATGGTCAGAGCCGGCTGCACGGTCGGCGAGAACGCCATCGTCGGCGCGCGGTCGGTCGTCCAGGGGGACGTTCCCGCCCACCACATCGCCGTCGGCACGCCCGCAGAGAGCGTCAAGATCAAACCCGGCTGGGAGGACGTCGCCGAACCGCTCGAGGCCGGCGGCGAGAACCGCCAGGAGGCGCGCCGAATCGAGTACGATCTGCCCGACGACATCGACGCGTTCGACGAGTTCCAGCGCGAGCGCTCGCCGCCGACGGACCGCCGCTAA
- a CDS encoding aldo/keto reductase — protein MHYRELGDSGVDVSEVGFGAWTVGTDWWGDRSEEDAIEMVEYAIDRGVTYIDTGDVYGHGRSEELLSRVLADRRDDVTIATKIGYDFYNNPQAGHGELPKEMDPEYLRDAFEKSLERLGVDSIDVLQLHNANVDELTDDVLELLDELEEEGLIRARGLALGPSIGWLAEGDFAIENEFDSVQLVWNVLEQEVGTHFLETIERTGSQTSLIPRVPHSSGILNEQVTPETELEAGDHRGFRPDAWYETGWEKLDALRFLERDGERSMAQASIAWLLSHDAVASVTPTFRTKADVDEWAGASDVPSLSDDERARVAELYEDDFGIDRDDGMDSLRSSVEGQDIADAGLDKLAAD, from the coding sequence ATGCACTATCGCGAACTTGGCGACTCCGGGGTCGACGTCAGTGAGGTCGGCTTCGGCGCCTGGACCGTCGGCACCGACTGGTGGGGCGACCGCTCCGAGGAAGACGCGATCGAGATGGTCGAGTACGCGATCGACCGGGGCGTCACGTACATCGACACGGGCGACGTCTACGGTCACGGCCGCAGCGAGGAACTGCTCTCGCGAGTCCTCGCGGACCGACGCGACGACGTCACCATCGCGACGAAGATCGGCTACGACTTCTACAACAACCCGCAGGCGGGACACGGCGAACTCCCGAAGGAGATGGACCCCGAGTACCTGCGCGACGCCTTCGAAAAGAGCCTCGAACGGCTCGGCGTCGACTCGATCGACGTCCTCCAGCTGCACAACGCGAACGTCGACGAACTCACCGACGACGTCCTCGAACTGCTCGACGAACTCGAAGAGGAGGGGCTGATCCGCGCGCGCGGGCTCGCGCTCGGTCCGTCGATCGGCTGGCTCGCAGAGGGCGACTTCGCGATCGAAAACGAGTTCGACTCCGTCCAGCTGGTCTGGAACGTCTTAGAACAGGAAGTCGGCACCCACTTCCTCGAGACGATCGAGCGAACCGGTTCGCAGACGAGTCTGATCCCCCGCGTTCCCCACTCCTCGGGTATCTTGAACGAGCAGGTCACCCCCGAGACGGAGCTCGAAGCGGGCGACCACCGCGGCTTCCGTCCCGACGCGTGGTACGAGACGGGCTGGGAGAAACTCGACGCGCTGCGCTTTCTCGAACGAGACGGCGAACGGTCGATGGCCCAGGCCTCGATCGCCTGGCTGCTCAGTCACGACGCCGTCGCCTCGGTCACGCCGACGTTCCGAACGAAAGCCGACGTCGACGAGTGGGCCGGCGCGAGCGACGTCCCGTCGCTATCCGACGACGAGCGCGCCCGCGTCGCCGAGCTGTACGAAGACGACTTCGGCATTGACCGCGACGACGGCATGGACAGCCTGCGGTCGTCGGTCGAGGGCCAGGACATCGCGGACGCCGGACTGGACAAGCTCGCGGCGGACTGA
- a CDS encoding AbrB/MazE/SpoVT family DNA-binding domain-containing protein has product MSTDRVDAESRVSGNQANIPARIRRELDIDDGDQLRWEIEDSGTIRVEVVQLRTGTFTDFDGYTGDAETDVTDEHDSWGLD; this is encoded by the coding sequence ATGAGCACAGATCGCGTGGACGCTGAGAGCCGAGTGTCCGGAAACCAGGCGAATATACCGGCCCGCATCCGACGCGAACTGGATATCGACGACGGTGACCAGTTGCGGTGGGAGATCGAAGACTCGGGGACGATACGGGTCGAGGTCGTCCAATTGCGGACCGGGACGTTCACCGATTTCGATGGCTACACGGGTGACGCCGAAACTGACGTGACGGACGAGCACGATTCGTGGGGACTCGATTGA
- a CDS encoding type II toxin-antitoxin system VapC family toxin — translation MARAVVDTSVLFAAAYRRDANHAGALSLLRGFDGGDLPEAVVLDFVLAETLNGLTTHAGHEKSVDFLDRIEENSRFHVVSLTSDAFATAKSLFRRHEPLSLVDACIVAYMRTNDISYLYAFDDDFDRVDGCVRPDAATNPYDPT, via the coding sequence GTGGCTCGAGCCGTTGTAGACACGTCCGTCCTCTTTGCGGCGGCGTATCGGCGAGACGCCAATCACGCTGGTGCACTCTCACTTCTCCGGGGGTTCGACGGCGGAGACCTGCCGGAAGCCGTCGTGCTGGATTTCGTCCTCGCAGAAACGCTGAACGGGCTCACGACCCACGCCGGTCACGAAAAATCGGTCGATTTTCTGGATCGGATCGAAGAAAACAGCCGGTTTCACGTCGTTTCGCTCACGTCCGACGCGTTCGCAACCGCGAAGTCGCTCTTCAGACGACACGAACCGCTCTCGCTCGTCGACGCGTGCATCGTCGCGTACATGCGAACGAACGACATTTCGTACCTCTACGCCTTCGACGACGATTTCGATCGTGTCGACGGCTGTGTTCGACCGGACGCGGCGACCAACCCGTACGATCCGACGTAA
- a CDS encoding NUDIX hydrolase produces the protein MTITHENRDDVDARLDRLRDTYGEFPVIEGEEVVPTDRFDRLHDQVRDGYTGGGFAWIVRDPADAPELSPSMPPEAVETDPTVCLIQHRGGEDRWAIPGGGREDDETYEEAAVREVREEVGLEIGLADPFLAYRASHAPDDGREIRLHTLWVCFDATYERGRLEIQPGELRGAAWLVDPPRRLGPWSQYRGRSWWAAYEVDDPWWESRESGPYDVAT, from the coding sequence GTGACCATCACGCACGAAAACCGCGACGACGTCGACGCTCGCCTCGACAGACTTCGCGATACCTATGGCGAATTCCCCGTCATCGAGGGTGAAGAAGTCGTCCCGACGGATCGATTCGACCGACTGCACGACCAAGTACGCGACGGCTACACGGGCGGCGGCTTCGCCTGGATCGTCCGCGACCCCGCCGACGCGCCGGAGCTGTCGCCGTCGATGCCGCCGGAGGCCGTCGAAACCGACCCGACCGTCTGTCTCATCCAGCACCGCGGCGGCGAGGACCGGTGGGCCATCCCCGGTGGCGGCCGCGAAGACGACGAGACGTACGAGGAAGCGGCCGTCCGGGAGGTTCGCGAGGAGGTCGGCCTGGAGATCGGACTCGCCGACCCGTTTCTCGCCTACCGGGCGAGTCACGCACCCGACGACGGCCGGGAGATTCGGCTGCACACGCTGTGGGTCTGCTTCGACGCGACGTACGAACGCGGCCGGCTCGAGATTCAACCGGGCGAACTTCGCGGCGCGGCGTGGTTGGTCGATCCGCCGCGACGGCTCGGCCCGTGGAGCCAGTACCGCGGCCGCTCGTGGTGGGCGGCGTACGAGGTTGACGACCCCTGGTGGGAGAGTCGAGAGAGTGGTCCGTACGACGTGGCGACGTGA
- a CDS encoding ABC transporter permease, with the protein MEPVAFGRMAWRSIRGHPLRSALTALGVIIGIAAVIAFVTLGASLQAGIIGDISPDDQRNVYGWAADPETEGGPLAGAQPVFSDRDLAEVSELDGVDAAYGYAPIATQTIDFGDERIPQGEALFATGPSYVREGDLADGRQFEPGEREAVINPAVAGAFADDVELGDDLQITLQGGAQTTVTVVGITDTSEGLSPFEGFGPSPRVYVPTDPYYTEDVGAAMAGFGDEGSDETDEGDDEAGESAGGTRYIAIVVEAPSADDEAVDRARDRAVTYLESDASDASELLEAGGLAVTLQTSTELLAQLQDVLDLLQNFIVGIAAISLLVGSIGIANIMLVSVTERTREIGIMKAVGAQNRHVLGLFLAEAIVLGVIGAILGTALGLATGYLGAWYIDLPLVYPVEYVVLAIVVGILVGVISGLYPAWKAARTDPIDALRYE; encoded by the coding sequence ATGGAGCCGGTCGCGTTCGGTCGGATGGCCTGGCGGTCGATTCGTGGCCACCCGCTCCGCTCGGCGCTGACAGCGCTCGGCGTGATCATCGGCATCGCGGCCGTGATCGCGTTCGTCACCCTGGGGGCGAGCCTCCAGGCCGGAATCATCGGCGACATCAGTCCCGACGACCAGCGCAACGTCTACGGCTGGGCGGCCGATCCGGAGACGGAAGGCGGGCCGCTCGCCGGCGCCCAGCCCGTGTTCAGCGATCGGGACCTGGCCGAGGTGAGCGAACTCGACGGCGTCGACGCGGCCTACGGCTACGCACCGATCGCGACCCAGACGATCGACTTCGGGGACGAGCGGATCCCGCAGGGCGAGGCCCTCTTCGCCACGGGCCCGTCGTACGTCCGGGAGGGCGACCTCGCGGACGGCCGGCAGTTCGAACCGGGCGAGCGCGAGGCCGTCATCAACCCCGCGGTCGCCGGCGCGTTCGCCGACGACGTCGAACTCGGCGACGACCTGCAGATCACGCTCCAGGGCGGCGCGCAGACGACCGTCACCGTCGTCGGCATCACGGACACGTCGGAGGGGCTGAGCCCGTTCGAAGGCTTCGGTCCGTCGCCGCGGGTGTACGTCCCGACGGACCCCTACTACACCGAGGACGTCGGGGCCGCGATGGCCGGTTTCGGCGACGAGGGAAGCGACGAAACTGACGAGGGCGACGACGAAGCCGGAGAGTCGGCGGGCGGCACGCGCTACATCGCGATCGTCGTCGAGGCGCCGTCGGCGGACGACGAGGCCGTCGACCGGGCCCGGGACCGGGCGGTGACCTATCTGGAGAGCGACGCCTCCGACGCGAGCGAGTTACTCGAGGCGGGCGGGCTCGCCGTAACCCTACAGACGAGCACGGAGTTGCTCGCCCAACTCCAGGACGTACTCGATCTGCTGCAGAACTTCATCGTCGGCATCGCCGCCATCTCGCTGCTGGTCGGCTCGATCGGCATCGCGAACATCATGCTCGTCTCGGTCACCGAGCGAACCCGCGAGATCGGCATCATGAAAGCCGTCGGCGCGCAGAATCGCCACGTCCTCGGGCTCTTTCTCGCGGAGGCGATCGTCCTCGGGGTGATCGGCGCGATCCTCGGGACCGCCCTCGGGCTCGCGACGGGCTACCTCGGCGCCTGGTACATCGACCTCCCGCTGGTCTACCCCGTCGAGTACGTCGTCCTCGCCATCGTGGTCGGCATTCTGGTCGGCGTCATCTCGGGGCTGTATCCGGCCTGGAAAGCCGCTCGGACGGATCCGATCGACGCGCTTCGATACGAGTGA
- a CDS encoding ABC transporter ATP-binding protein: protein MATEPAVTLEDVRRTYELAEPVHALDGVTLDIPRGSYTAIMGPSGSGKSTLMNLVGCLDTPTEGRIVVDGEDVSHLSDRARTTLRGTQVGFVFQTFNLMPRLTALENVELPQLFQGVGRSDRRDRAADLLDRVGLGDRMDHQPSELSGGQRQRVALARALVNDPAIVLADEPSGNLDTETEAEVLDLFDEFSESGATIVVVTHERHVAERAERIVHLLDGKIERIEELDPSGRRDEPGDETNAGEP from the coding sequence ATGGCGACCGAGCCAGCCGTCACGCTCGAGGACGTGCGTCGAACCTACGAGCTGGCCGAGCCGGTCCACGCGTTAGACGGCGTTACGCTCGACATTCCGCGCGGCTCGTACACCGCGATCATGGGCCCGAGCGGCTCGGGAAAGTCGACGCTGATGAACCTCGTCGGCTGTCTCGACACGCCGACCGAGGGGCGGATCGTCGTCGACGGCGAGGACGTCTCTCACCTCTCGGATCGGGCGCGAACGACGCTTAGGGGAACGCAGGTCGGCTTCGTCTTCCAGACGTTCAACCTGATGCCGCGACTCACCGCTCTGGAGAACGTCGAACTCCCGCAGCTCTTCCAGGGGGTCGGGCGAAGCGACCGCAGGGACCGAGCGGCGGACCTCCTCGACCGGGTCGGACTCGGCGACCGGATGGACCACCAGCCGAGCGAGCTCTCCGGCGGCCAGCGCCAGCGCGTGGCGCTCGCGCGGGCGCTCGTCAACGATCCGGCGATCGTCCTCGCCGACGAGCCCTCGGGCAACCTGGACACCGAAACCGAAGCCGAGGTGCTCGACCTGTTCGACGAGTTCTCCGAGAGCGGCGCGACGATCGTCGTCGTCACCCACGAGCGCCACGTCGCCGAGCGAGCCGAGCGGATCGTCCACCTGCTCGACGGGAAGATCGAGCGGATCGAGGAACTCGACCCGAGCGGGCGGCGGGATGAACCCGGCGACGAGACGAACGCTGGTGAGCCCTGA
- a CDS encoding DUF402 domain-containing protein, with protein MGERDTSQTGEDETTRRVRVRGIYATALTQLLTDDGHAVVQASDPICRRFDADFEAAPADVRIETSRDRRGIECSGEPAAVESVAETLSDLAIDAFRWPATSRGAVFDAVVRDADGGSGAVVDLGDGERGYLPYDAVDGYVDAGDTYRVCVTEPAPPWDDDRPRVEPEVAVGGGLCTLTRGASGVTAATSGERGSELVGLTDLLSAEVPDGWGLRWERSAADADIEAMGRALEGAIDRATEIDAALAEAEAPGDEPGRVYAPNSTDWHWFGRESRISLDDARRAVETTMVGHHRTKAADRSASAAVDFVEAVCGSEARDRPGDGDFPFEAVSRQFGPVAGDRLTLGHGKPDGRCITLGTGEVTEWDPDGSITLERTMSAGGRYDGLDVPKESGDVAVTKLREGRWWYPTTYKSADDDVKGTYVNVCTPVELFPKTARYVDLYVDVVRWPDGTVTVVDEDELAAAVDDGLVSEPLADKAQNVATAVERALQ; from the coding sequence ATGGGAGAGCGCGACACATCGCAGACGGGAGAGGATGAGACGACACGTCGCGTCCGGGTTCGAGGCATCTACGCGACCGCGCTTACGCAGCTGTTGACCGACGACGGACACGCGGTCGTCCAGGCGTCAGACCCGATCTGTCGACGATTCGACGCCGACTTCGAGGCGGCCCCGGCCGACGTGCGAATCGAAACGAGCAGGGACCGCCGGGGGATCGAGTGCTCGGGCGAGCCGGCCGCGGTCGAGTCGGTGGCCGAGACGCTCTCCGATCTCGCGATCGACGCCTTCCGCTGGCCGGCAACGTCCCGCGGGGCCGTCTTCGACGCCGTCGTCCGCGACGCCGACGGTGGCAGCGGCGCGGTCGTCGACCTCGGCGACGGCGAGCGGGGCTACCTGCCATACGACGCCGTCGACGGCTACGTCGACGCCGGCGACACCTATCGAGTGTGCGTGACCGAACCCGCGCCGCCGTGGGACGACGACCGCCCGCGCGTCGAGCCGGAGGTCGCAGTCGGCGGCGGGCTCTGTACGCTCACCCGCGGAGCGAGCGGCGTGACGGCGGCCACGTCAGGTGAACGCGGCTCCGAACTCGTCGGCCTGACCGACCTGCTCTCGGCCGAGGTCCCCGACGGCTGGGGCCTGCGCTGGGAGCGATCGGCCGCCGACGCCGACATCGAGGCGATGGGGCGGGCGCTGGAAGGGGCGATCGACCGGGCAACCGAGATCGACGCCGCCCTCGCCGAAGCGGAGGCGCCGGGCGACGAACCGGGGCGGGTGTACGCCCCGAATTCGACCGACTGGCACTGGTTCGGCCGCGAGTCGCGGATCTCCCTGGACGACGCCCGTCGTGCGGTCGAGACGACCATGGTCGGCCACCACCGGACGAAGGCGGCCGACCGGTCGGCCAGCGCGGCCGTCGACTTCGTCGAGGCGGTCTGTGGGAGCGAGGCTCGTGACCGACCCGGCGACGGCGACTTCCCGTTCGAGGCCGTGAGTCGCCAGTTCGGTCCCGTCGCAGGCGACCGGCTCACTCTCGGCCACGGCAAGCCCGACGGTCGATGCATCACCCTCGGCACCGGCGAGGTGACCGAGTGGGACCCCGACGGCTCCATCACGCTGGAGCGGACGATGAGCGCCGGCGGGCGCTACGACGGGCTCGACGTTCCGAAGGAGTCGGGCGACGTCGCCGTCACGAAGCTGCGCGAGGGGCGATGGTGGTACCCGACGACGTACAAGTCAGCCGACGACGACGTGAAGGGGACCTACGTCAACGTCTGCACGCCCGTCGAGCTCTTTCCGAAGACGGCTCGCTACGTCGACCTCTACGTGGACGTGGTCCGCTGGCCCGACGGCACGGTCACGGTCGTCGACGAAGACGAGTTGGCGGCGGCGGTCGACGACGGACTCGTGAGCGAGCCGTTGGCCGACAAAGCGCAGAACGTGGCGACGGCGGTCGAACGGGCGCTCCAGTAG